The Streptosporangiales bacterium genome includes a window with the following:
- a CDS encoding MarR family transcriptional regulator — MKGTTTSPPAARLGLAESLARLSNLVQRAFVEVGRRYDLTAQQAQFLCRLTEGPVGMTELTRMLHLEKSSLTGLVDRLERRGLVARTPHSCDRRAHLVALTRQGTRAAADYHDDLVARLETMTCDLPPADRRHLEDLLGQVLAGVADDASAQRAE, encoded by the coding sequence ATGAAGGGCACGACCACCTCACCGCCAGCGGCCCGGCTGGGTCTCGCCGAGTCGCTCGCGCGCCTCTCCAACCTGGTGCAGCGCGCGTTCGTGGAGGTCGGCCGCCGGTACGACCTCACCGCGCAGCAGGCACAGTTCCTCTGCCGGCTCACCGAGGGCCCGGTCGGCATGACCGAGCTGACCCGGATGCTCCACCTGGAGAAGTCGAGCCTCACCGGGCTCGTCGACCGGCTCGAGCGGCGTGGCCTCGTCGCCCGGACGCCCCACTCGTGCGACAGGCGCGCCCACCTGGTCGCGCTGACCCGGCAGGGCACCCGCGCCGCAGCCGACTACCACGACGACCTGGTCGCGCGGCTCGAGACCATGACCTGCGACCTGCCACCCGCGGACCGGCGTCATCTCGAGGATCTGCTCGGGCAGGTGCTCGCCGGCGTCGCCGACGACGCGTCAGCCCAGCGGGCCGAGTAG
- a CDS encoding deaminase, translating to MTPGSKTVVFTEKAGIPLGPFSQAVKAGDFIFVSGTVPVDPATGQVVPKDLATQTRRVFDNIRIVLDAAGATLDNLVMVTVHLQNVDDWAAFNEVYRTYFTDYLPARMTFEGRPPLDFLIDVDAIAYSPQD from the coding sequence ATGACGCCCGGATCCAAGACAGTCGTGTTCACCGAGAAGGCCGGCATCCCACTCGGGCCGTTCTCGCAGGCGGTCAAAGCCGGCGACTTCATCTTCGTGTCCGGTACCGTCCCGGTCGATCCCGCGACCGGACAGGTAGTGCCGAAAGACCTGGCGACCCAGACCCGACGGGTCTTCGACAACATCCGCATCGTCCTCGACGCCGCAGGCGCCACCCTCGACAATCTCGTCATGGTGACCGTCCACCTGCAGAACGTCGACGATTGGGCCGCCTTCAACGAGGTCTACCGCACCTACTTCACCGACTACCTCCCGGCCCGCATGACCTTCGAGGGACGTCCACCGCTGGACTTCCTGATCGACGTCGACGCGATCGCCTACAGTCCACAGGACTGA
- a CDS encoding helix-turn-helix domain-containing protein yields the protein MRGNSLIYETVEQRAIVTCVDEARRAVAANLRTIRAARGLTVAALAQASGIGKATLSRIEAGQANPTLETLYALADALGVSWGTLVAEPPARTVRTRAADVPVLAGPVEARLLTQITGVPLLEGLDVGFPVGARRESGAHPRGVVEHLFLVGGRLRAGPLDALEDLDTGDVLRFAADVPHAYEALDGRAAQAILLMTYPSISAGDRGSETPAGF from the coding sequence ATGCGAGGTAACAGTCTCATATACGAGACTGTCGAGCAACGGGCTATCGTGACCTGTGTGGACGAGGCACGGCGGGCGGTCGCTGCCAACCTCCGCACGATCCGCGCGGCCAGAGGCCTGACGGTGGCGGCTCTGGCGCAGGCGAGCGGCATCGGGAAGGCGACGTTGTCACGGATCGAGGCCGGTCAGGCGAATCCGACCCTCGAGACCCTCTACGCACTCGCTGATGCTCTGGGGGTGTCCTGGGGGACCCTGGTCGCGGAGCCCCCGGCGCGCACCGTGCGTACCAGAGCTGCTGATGTTCCGGTGCTCGCCGGGCCCGTCGAGGCGAGGCTGCTGACCCAGATCACGGGTGTGCCGTTGTTGGAGGGGCTGGACGTGGGGTTCCCGGTGGGCGCTCGGCGGGAGTCGGGTGCGCATCCGCGGGGTGTGGTCGAGCACCTGTTCCTGGTTGGTGGGCGGCTGCGGGCGGGCCCGCTCGACGCACTGGAGGATCTCGACACCGGTGACGTGCTGCGCTTCGCCGCCGACGTCCCGCACGCCTACGAGGCGCTCGACGGGCGGGCCGCGCAGGCGATCCTGCTGATGACCTACCCGTCGATCTCGGCCGGAGATCGCGGGTCCGAGACTCCCGCGGGCTTCTGA
- a CDS encoding amidase yields the protein MSDELCYLPATELAAMVRRREVSARELLEAHLARIARVNPAVNAVVTLDADRARRVAAAADERTARGEPLGPLHGLPVVHKDTHLTAGLRTTFGSPLHADFVPDQDDLVVARLAAAGAVRLGKSNVPEFAAGSHTFNPVFGATRNPYRRDVSAGGSSGGAAAALAAGLTPLAEGSDMGGSLRNPAAFCNVAGLRPSPGRVPSHPSAQPWSTLAVQGPLGRTVADVALMLSVLAGPDRRAPLALSEPGAGFAPPPPPLRPGLRVAWAPDLGGRIPVDVAVRDVIAATLPVVEGLGMRVTPDCPDLDDADEVFDVIRAWHFATAFGGLVREHPDQVKETIRWNAERGLRLSAADVGRAEVLRANLRLAAVDFFDRYDVLLAPTTQVLPFDVDVEYPTEVEGVPQPDYIGWMRSCTLVTAIGCPSLSVPAGFSPDGLPVGMQIVAAPGADRTVLEVGHALEQAMPWSRHRPRFDQPVGR from the coding sequence ATGTCGGACGAGCTGTGCTACCTGCCGGCGACGGAGCTTGCGGCCATGGTGCGCCGTCGCGAGGTGTCCGCACGTGAGCTGCTCGAGGCCCACCTCGCGCGCATCGCACGGGTGAACCCGGCGGTCAACGCCGTCGTGACCCTCGACGCCGACCGGGCCCGGCGGGTGGCCGCGGCCGCGGACGAACGGACTGCTCGCGGTGAGCCGCTCGGGCCACTGCACGGGCTCCCGGTCGTGCACAAGGACACCCACCTCACCGCCGGCCTGCGCACCACGTTCGGGTCGCCGTTGCACGCGGACTTCGTGCCCGACCAGGACGACCTCGTCGTGGCCAGGCTCGCCGCTGCCGGCGCCGTCCGACTGGGCAAGTCGAACGTCCCCGAGTTCGCGGCCGGCTCGCACACCTTCAACCCGGTGTTCGGCGCGACGCGGAACCCGTACCGCCGCGACGTCAGTGCCGGCGGGTCGAGCGGTGGTGCCGCCGCCGCACTCGCGGCCGGGCTGACGCCGCTCGCCGAAGGCAGCGACATGGGCGGTTCGCTGCGCAACCCGGCGGCGTTCTGCAACGTCGCCGGCCTGCGCCCGTCGCCGGGCCGCGTCCCCTCGCACCCGAGCGCGCAGCCCTGGTCGACGCTGGCGGTGCAGGGCCCGCTCGGGCGTACGGTCGCCGACGTCGCGCTCATGCTGTCGGTGCTGGCCGGTCCCGACCGGCGGGCGCCGCTCGCGCTGAGCGAGCCCGGCGCGGGGTTCGCACCGCCCCCGCCGCCGCTGCGACCCGGCCTGCGCGTGGCGTGGGCGCCGGACCTCGGCGGTCGCATCCCGGTCGACGTGGCGGTGCGCGACGTCATCGCCGCCACCCTGCCGGTCGTGGAGGGCCTCGGGATGCGGGTCACCCCGGACTGCCCGGACCTGGACGACGCCGACGAGGTGTTCGACGTGATCCGTGCCTGGCACTTCGCGACGGCGTTCGGCGGGTTGGTGCGCGAGCACCCGGACCAGGTGAAGGAGACGATCCGCTGGAACGCCGAGCGTGGCCTGCGGCTGTCCGCCGCAGACGTCGGCCGCGCCGAGGTGCTCCGGGCGAACCTGCGTCTCGCCGCCGTGGACTTCTTCGACCGCTATGACGTACTGCTCGCGCCGACCACCCAGGTCCTGCCGTTCGACGTCGACGTCGAGTACCCGACCGAGGTCGAGGGGGTGCCGCAGCCCGACTACATCGGCTGGATGCGCTCCTGCACGCTCGTCACCGCGATCGGCTGCCCGTCCCTGTCGGTGCCCGCCGGCTTCTCACCGGACGGCCTGCCGGTCGGCATGCAGATCGTCGCCGCGCCCGGCGCCGACCGCACGGTGCTCGAGGTCGGCCACGCCCTCGAACAGGCGATGCCCTGGTCACGTCACCGCCCGCGGTTCGACCAGCCGGTCGGACGGTGA